AGGAATGGAAGTTGCAATTGATGCGACACGCCAATCTGGAAAAATTGCAGAAGCGGCTATTTGTTACACTGGAGATATTTTAGATGATTCACGTGCGAAGTATACGGTGCAATATTATAAAGATATGGCAAAAGAGTTAGAAGCTACTGGTGCTCATATTTTAGCTATTAAAGATATGGCCGGATTACTTAAACCAGAAGCAGCGTACCGACTTATTAGTGAATTGAAAGACTCCATTTCTTTACCGATTCATTTGCATACGCATGATACTAGTGGGAACGGAATCTATATGTATAGCCGTGCAATTGATGCAGGTGTCGATATCGTAGATACAGCCCTTGGTACTATGGCTGGCTTAACATCTCAACCGAGTGCAAATACACTCTACTATGCGTTAAGTGGGAAAGAACGAGCATTAAGAGCTGATATTAACGAAATCGAGAAGCTTTCAAACTATTGGGAAGACGTGCGCAAGTATTACAGTGACTTTGAATCAGGGATGATGAGCCCACATACTGAAATTTATGTGCACGAAATGCCAGGTGGTCAATACTCGAATTTACAACAACAAGCGAAAGCAGTTGGATTAGGAAATCGTTTTGAGGAAGTAAAAGACATGTATTCCCGCGTTAACTTACTATTTGGAGATGTAGTGAAAGTGACTCCATCTTCAAAAGTAGTAGGGGACATGGCGTTATTTATGGTACAAAATGATTTAGACGAAAGAAGCGTTTTAGAAAAGGGAAAAACGATCGATTTCCCAGACTCTGTGATCGAATTCTTCCAAGGCTATATCGGGCAACCATATGGTGGCTTCCCAGAAGAATTACAGAAAGTAATCTTAAAAGATCGGAAAGCGATTACTATTCGGCCAGGAGAACTGCTTGAGCCAGTTGATTTTGAGAGTTTGAAAGAACAGTTATTTAATAAGTGGAACCGTCCAATTAGTAGTCATGAAGTGTTAGCTTATTCCCTTTATCCAAAAGTATTCGACGAATTTATGGAAACGACAAAACAATTCGGAGATGTGTCTGTTCTTGATACACCAACCTTTTTATATGGAATGAAGCTTGGGGAAGAGTTAGAAGTAGAAATCGAAACAGGAAAGACACTTTTAGTGAAACTAGTTTCGATTGGTCAAGCACAAGCGGATGGGAAGCGTACGTTGTACTTTGAACTAAATGGACAACCACGAGAAATTGATATTCAAGATGTCACGGTAGAAAGCACTGGACCAGTAAAAGCGAAAGCGGATGCAGGAAATCCACAACATATTGGTGCGACAATGCCTGGAACGGTTCTGAAAGTGTTAGTAGACGTTGGAAGTAAAGTGAAACGTGGAGAACATTTACTTATTACCGAAGCAATGAAGATGGAAACAACTGTCCAAGCGCCATATGATGGAATTGTGAAACAAATCCATGTATCTGCTGGCAGTTCGATTGCGACGGGAGAATTATTGATTGAAATGGAAAAAATGTAAATAAGAAACTAACATGTTTCATTCAACTAAAAAACTGACTTCTAGACAACTCAATCGTGTCTTAGAAGTCAGTTTTTTGCTTACTACTACGTGAAATTAATAGAACCATGTAACAAAGTAACCCGAAAAGTAAGGAAATAAAGAGGGAATGTAGCAAAGCCACGTAAAGATTAAGACTTGTTAATACAACAAACATTCCAGACGTCACTTGAAGTGAGACGATGATGAAAGCAATGAGCCAACCTTTCACGAGAACTTTTTCATTTCGGTAATGTTTCATCACGTGCCAGAGGATTAAACCGATCCAAATGAAAATTAACGCCGCTGCAGTTCGGTGCCCCATTTGAATCCATTGGTACATGTTAGATGGGAGACTAAAATCTCCATTGTTGCACAATGGCCAGTCCAAACAAACAAGACTTGAATCTGTATGTCGAACGAGTGCACCTGTATAAATAACAATATAGGAATACAATGCCACACCAATGGTGTTTTTTCGCAACGCGGAACTTATGGCTAGTTGGTCCGCCTTAAATTTACGATCTACTTCAAAGATTAATAAAGTTAAGAGTAAAACAGAAGCAAATGAAATTAAGGAGATACCAAAATGTAAAGCTAAGATGAAATCTCCTTGTCCCCAAAGCACTTGAGCTGCACCAACTAAAGCTTGGAGAACTAAGAAAAAGATAGCGGAAATAGAAAGTAGTTTTGTTTCCCTAATGTGCCCAATCCACCGCCATGCAAAAATAGCGAGTAAGACAATTAAGATACTAACGGAGCCAGTGACGACACGATGTGAAAATTCGATCAACACTTCTGGAGTGATGACACTCGGAATTAATTCTCCATTACATCCTGGCCAGTGACGACCGCATCCCATTCCACTACCCGTCTTTGTAACG
The Paenisporosarcina cavernae genome window above contains:
- a CDS encoding COX15/CtaA family protein, yielding MLKTRILKILSVASTLGMLLILLGGALVTKTGSGMGCGRHWPGCNGELIPSVITPEVLIEFSHRVVTGSVSILIVLLAIFAWRWIGHIRETKLLSISAIFFLVLQALVGAAQVLWGQGDFILALHFGISLISFASVLLLTLLIFEVDRKFKADQLAISSALRKNTIGVALYSYIVIYTGALVRHTDSSLVCLDWPLCNNGDFSLPSNMYQWIQMGHRTAAALIFIWIGLILWHVMKHYRNEKVLVKGWLIAFIIVSLQVTSGMFVVLTSLNLYVALLHSLFISLLFGLLCYMVLLISRSSKQKTDF